One window of the Punica granatum isolate Tunisia-2019 unplaced genomic scaffold, ASM765513v2 Contig00027, whole genome shotgun sequence genome contains the following:
- the LOC116189848 gene encoding probable LRR receptor-like serine/threonine-protein kinase At3g47570 produces the protein MSNLRGIEVLDVSRNNLSGPIPPFLAELPFLKNLNLSFNMFEGEVPKGRIFGNLSAVSVVGNDKLCGGPPMLQLPTCKDGARKKRRNGFWSQRIVLIISVTVPILLLLVGGIITTVLCQSKRSKRETTPASLMENHCPKLSYAELSQATDRFSPANLVGEGSFGVVYKGVLPSNEQIVAVKVLKLEEKGSIKSFMAECEALRQIRHRNLVKTITSCSAIDFSGDDFKALVF, from the coding sequence ATGTCAAATCTAAGAGGCATCGAGGTACTTGATGTTTCCCGGAACAACTTGTCTGGGCCGATTCCACCGTTTCTGGCTGAGCTCCCTTTCCTCAAGAATCTCAATCTTTCCTTCAACATGTTCGAGGGAGAAGTGCCAAAGGGAAGAATCTTTGGTAACCTCAGCGCTGTCTCAGTTGTTGGAAATGATAAGCTGTGTGGAGGACCTCCCATGTTGCAGTTGCCAACATGTAAAGATGGAGCTCGAAAGAAACGCCGAAATGGATTTTGGTCTCAGAGGATAGTTCTGATAATTAGTGTGACTGTCCCTATTCTTCTTCTGTTAGTAGGAGGGATCATCACAACAGTTCTTTGCCAATCAAAAAGGTCGAAAAGGGAGACAACTCCAGCTTCTTTGATGGAGAATCATTGCCCTAAGCTTTCTTATGCAGAACTTTCTCAAGCAACAGATAGGTTCTCTCCAGCAAACCTGGTTGGAGAAGGAAGCTTTGGTGTGGTCTACAAAGGGGTCTTACCGAGCAATGAACAAATTGTCGCCGTGAAGGTTCTCAAACTTGAAGAAAAGGGATCAATCAAGAGCTTCATGGCTGAGTGTGAGGCCTTGAGGCAAATTCGGCATCGGAACCTGGTCAAGACTATAACTTCTTGTTCGGCCATTGATTTCAGCGGTGATGATTTTAAGGCTCTAGTGTTTTAG
- the LOC116189851 gene encoding probable LRR receptor-like serine/threonine-protein kinase At3g47570 has protein sequence MTGGIDNHTTFSVAQRLSIAIDVATALDYLHHRCHDCIVHCDLKPSNILLDSDFVAHLSDFGLAKFLMAKASRTQSSSIAIRGTVGYIPPEYGIGREVSTQGDVYSFGILLLELFTGKRPTNPMFSGEFGLHEFVDRSLSHGLNQVLDPLLCLEEVQGNLHHCLVLILRVGLMCSAAQPNERIGIEEAAVELQKARDVLQVCTK, from the exons ATGACAGGAGGAATTGACAATCACACAACATTCAGTGTAGCGCAGAGGTTGAGCATAGCCATTGATGTGGCTACAGCTCTGGACTATCTCCATCATCGGTGCCACGATTGCATAGTCCACTGTGACTTGAAGCCGAGCAATATTCTCCTTGATAGTGATTTTGTGGCACATTTAAGTGATTTCGGTCTTGCTAAGTTCCTCATGGCCAAAGCATCAAGAACACAGTCCAGTTCGATTGCGATCAGAGGAACTGTTGGCTACATTCCTCCAG AATACGGCATTGGTCGGGAGGTGTCGACACAAGGAGATGTGTACAGCTTCGGGATTCTCTTGCTCGAACTGTTCACGGGAAAGAGGCCCACTAATCCCATGTTCAGTGGCGAGTTCGGACTACATGAGTTTGTTGACAGATCTCTATCTCATGGGCTGAATCAGGTTCTGGACCCATTGCTCTGCTTGGAAGAAGTACAAGGTAACCTCCACCATTGCTTGGTCTTGATCCTCAGAGTCGGGCTCATGTGCTCAGCTGCACAACCGAATGAAAGGATTGGCATTGAGGAAGCAGCTGTAGAACTGCAAAAGGCACGGGATGTTCTACAAGTTTGCACTAAATGA